TTGAGCATAAGGTAATCAATGTAAGGCGAGTAACTCGCGTTGTTGCTGGAGGGCGCAGGTTCGCCTTTAGTGTTGCGCTTGTTGCGGGAGATCGCAAGGGTTCGGTCGGTGTTGGTATCGGAAAAGCCGGCGATACTGCACTTGCAATTGAGAAAGCGATGCGAAGCGCGAAGAGAAACATGATCAAGATTAAACTCACCAAGAACATGTCAATCCCTCATGATGTTAAGGAAAAATTTTCAAGCGCCCGCATTATTATGATGCCCGCTTTGGGACGAGGGATTATCGCGGGAAGTTCCGTGCGAAACGTGCTTCATCTTGCTGGAATCAAAGATGTGACGGCAAAAGTTCTTTCAGGAAGTAAGAATAAGCTTAACATTGCTCGAGTCGCAGTAAAGGCACTGAGCACATTCGCAGAATCGAAGAAAAAAGCGGGTGAGTCCCATAAAACTTCAATAGTCTCTCATCCTTTAAAAACATTTGAGGCGAAACAAGCGGAAGAAGCTAAAAGCTAATCAACATGCAGATACACGAATTAAAACGAAATACAAAAAGCAAACAGAAGCGTCAAATTGGACGTGGTGGTAAGCGTGGAAAAACTTCCGGTCGTGGAACAAAAGGTCAGAATGCTCGCGCAGGAAGAAAAAAACGTCCTGAACTTCGAGATATGATCAAAAAATTTCCGAAACTACGAGGAACAAGTACTCATGGTCGTTTTACTTCCTTAAGTAAAAAGGTCACTGTTGTTTCTCTTAAGACTATCAACGACGCATTCCCCAAAGGCGGAGAAATCAATCCAGCGACATTGGCTGCAAAAGGTGTTATCTTGAAGAAAGGTTATACGTATCCACGAGTGAAAATTTTGAGTGACGGCGACATCACCTCCAAGATAATTGTTTCGGGGTGCGAAATATCCAAAGGCGCTTTGGAAAAGATCAAGAAAGTGGGGGGAAGTGTAGCAAATGTAAAAATTAAAAATCAAAGTTCAAAATCACAAGTGAAAGTTATAAAATAAAAGAACGGGAAAAATGAAAAAATTTTTCAATTTTAGACTGTAGTTTTACATTTTGATATTTAATTTTTTATTTTACTTATGAACGATTTCTTACAAAAAACAAAGCTTATTATACAAGACAGTATTCTTCGCAAAAGAATCTTGTTTGTCTTCTTTGCGCTAGTCATTTTTCGCTTTCTTGCAAACATCCCTATTCCTGCTGCGGGGGGAGCACGGCTCGACGAGCTTCTTGCGGGCAATCAAGCACTCGGATTTCTCAATGTCATTACCGGTGGTGGGCTTTCTGCGGTTTCAATTGTGATGTTGGGTGTTGGGCCATACATTACCGCTTCAATCATCATGCAGCTTTTGACCATGATGTCCGCAAAACTCAAGGCGCTTTACCATGATGAAGGAGAAATGGGAAAGAAAAAATTTACCCAATATTCACGACTCCTTGCGGTTCCTCTCGCCCTTGCGCAAGGGTTCGGACTTTTATTCTATCTTAAAAGTCAGGGAGTAATTGGCAGTCTTGCGGGGTTTGATTTTCTTGTGAACATAATTATCGTTGCCGCAGGATCAATTCTCCTTATGTGGATTGGCGAGCTTATTTCAGAATTCGGTATTGGTAATGGTGTATCGCTCATTATCTTCGCGGGGATTGTCGCTAGTCTTCCCGCGACCACTTCCCAGCTTTTGTATACCTTTGACGTATCACAACTGCCGGTATATATCGGAGGAATTCTTGCGGCAATCGCAATCATCGCAGGAGTTGTCATTGTGACCGAAGCAGAACGCCCTATTCCTATTACCTATGCAAAACGTGTCCGTGGGATGAAGGTATATGGCGGCGTTTCAACGTATCTTCCTTTGCGTGTTAATCAAGCGGGCGTTATCCCAATTATTTTCGCACTTTCGATTCTTATTTTCCCGCAAGTTCTGCTTAACTTCCTTGGTGGGGTGGGGAACTCTGTTGTTTCCGGTGTAGCAAAAGCTGTTGGCGGTTTTCTTTCAAATACATGGGTAAACTCCATTTTCTATTTTGTGTTG
The sequence above is drawn from the bacterium genome and encodes:
- a CDS encoding 30S ribosomal protein S5, with protein sequence MDIQSKTAQPVKETPVESKEVSTPIVSTAPGKPVAQGGRDTRNFRQNHRPTGKGGSGRRGGGGRPHRFSHERARPEFEHKVINVRRVTRVVAGGRRFAFSVALVAGDRKGSVGVGIGKAGDTALAIEKAMRSAKRNMIKIKLTKNMSIPHDVKEKFSSARIIMMPALGRGIIAGSSVRNVLHLAGIKDVTAKVLSGSKNKLNIARVAVKALSTFAESKKKAGESHKTSIVSHPLKTFEAKQAEEAKS
- a CDS encoding uL15 family ribosomal protein, encoding MQIHELKRNTKSKQKRQIGRGGKRGKTSGRGTKGQNARAGRKKRPELRDMIKKFPKLRGTSTHGRFTSLSKKVTVVSLKTINDAFPKGGEINPATLAAKGVILKKGYTYPRVKILSDGDITSKIIVSGCEISKGALEKIKKVGGSVANVKIKNQSSKSQVKVIK
- the secY gene encoding preprotein translocase subunit SecY, which translates into the protein MNDFLQKTKLIIQDSILRKRILFVFFALVIFRFLANIPIPAAGGARLDELLAGNQALGFLNVITGGGLSAVSIVMLGVGPYITASIIMQLLTMMSAKLKALYHDEGEMGKKKFTQYSRLLAVPLALAQGFGLLFYLKSQGVIGSLAGFDFLVNIIIVAAGSILLMWIGELISEFGIGNGVSLIIFAGIVASLPATTSQLLYTFDVSQLPVYIGGILAAIAIIAGVVIVTEAERPIPITYAKRVRGMKVYGGVSTYLPLRVNQAGVIPIIFALSILIFPQVLLNFLGGVGNSVVSGVAKAVGGFLSNTWVNSIFYFVLVFLFTYFYTAVTFDPDSIATNLQKGGAFIPGVRPGASTSLHISKILTRITLVGATFLGVIAVLPLIMKTITGITALAVGGTALLIVVSVVLDLIKKVDAQISMREY